A window of the Brassica oleracea var. oleracea cultivar TO1000 chromosome C1, BOL, whole genome shotgun sequence genome harbors these coding sequences:
- the LOC106332799 gene encoding uncharacterized protein LOC106332799 — MGDHDNQDDITAALAIIQQQMQTQQQQMLQIQQTIQNQQQAAQEVAENATLVQKSTFSGLTTDIPMDNIEAFERICNFSRSNGVPPDYVKCTLFPFSLEGKASRWLQSLPTGSLTSWYQVRSAFLSHFYTKSKTAALRHMISNFKQKSDEPFHEAWERYKEYQRECPHHGFDDDYILEVFYDGVSYEFRNTLDSSSNRYFMTQTTPDDLTAKVDQLLKGNQSQVFIMEEAALEKSAGDLAFDAEISGDDQQEINQGQYAGYQNNYQPRIYVISQLQNNPPQMQKHQNTQPATSAPVAVPQDEVKAMLQQLLQGQQLQGKALNHVTTEINTIMNHMFNELSTKYDNIASHMRQMDIQIAQTAESVKRQQSTLPGKTDKTPKECNAVELRSGKQLSEPVNKRFTAAENGKQKESEQPPADTPTAEKEREPTVGTNSPGPEQPAEAVRPIPEPVPAREYTPNVPYPIPAKATRKDREEMKCKKMLEDLTVRLPLMDAIQMMSSMRSFMKGLSSGKISEESEFMTVSKECIAVLQNRQIKKRGDPGKFVLSIQIGKTVFSCSLVDLGSSVNLMPYSVARRLGCHWCSRIDQLSPRLVF, encoded by the exons ATGGGTGATCACGACAATCAGGATGACATCACTGCTGCACTGGCAATCATTCAACAACAAATGCAGACTCAGCAACAACAGATGTTGCAGATCCAGCAGACCATCCAGAATCAGCAACAAGCTGCTCAAGAAGTAGCTGAGAACGCCAC TCTGGTACAGAAGAGCACGTTCAGCGGTCTCACTACTGACATCCCGATGGACAACATCGAAGCCTTTGAGAGAATATGCAATTTCTCTCGCTCTAACGGAGTGCCACCAGACTATGTCAAATGCACGCTGTTCCCATTCTCTCTTGAAGGGAAAGCTTCTCGCTGGCTCCAATCTCTGCCAACCGGCTCTCTTACCTCATGGTACCAGGTCCGATCAGCGTTCTTGAGCCACTTCTACACGAAGTCTAAAACCGCGGCTCTACGGCACATGATCTCCAATTTCAAGCAGAAGTCTGATGAACCTTTTCATGAAGCTTGGGAGAGGTACAAGGAGTACCAGAGAGAGTGCCCGCACCATGGGTTTGACGATGACTATATATTGGAGGTGTTCTATGATGGAGTGAGCTATGAGTTTCGAAACACCCTTGATTCTTCGAGTAATAGATATTTCATGACTCAAACCACACCTG ATGATCTCACTGCAAAGGTGGACCAACTGCTTAAGGGAAACCAAAGCCAAGTGTTCATAATGGAAGAAGCAGCTCTTGAGAAGAGTGCCGGTGACCTGGCGTTTGATGCTGAAATATCAGGAGACGATCAACAAGAG ATTAACCAAGGTCAGTATGCCGGGTATCAAAACAACTACCAACCCCGGATATATGTTATAAGCCAACTGCAAAACAATCCACCTCAGATGCAGAAACACCAGAATACTCAGCCAGCTACCTCCGCTCCTGTCGCTGTTCCGCAAGATGAGGTAAAAGCTATGTTGCAGCAGCTGCTCCAAGGACAACAACTCCAAGGGAAGGCTCTAAACCATGTTACTACCGAGATCAATACCATAATGAACCATATGTTCAACGAATTGAGCACCAAGTACGATAATATCGCGAGCCATATGAGACAGATGGACATTCAGATTGCTCAGACTGCTGAGAGCGTCAAGAGGCAACAAAGTACTCTACCTGGGAAAACTGACAAAACCCCTAAGGAGTGCAATGCGGTTGAGTTGAGAAGTGGAAAGCAACTGTCGGAACCGGTAAATAAGAGGTTCACTGCGGCTGAGAATGGGAAGCAGAAAGAGTCGGAACAACCACCAGCCGATACCCCGACAGCTGAGAAGGAGAGGGAACCAACAGTTGGAACCAATTCGCCAGGACCAGAACAACCAGCTGAGGCTGTCCGCCCGATCCCAGAGCCTGTCCCTGCTCGCGAATACACTCCTAATGTCCCTTACCCTATTCCAGCAAAGGCTACTCGTAAGGACCGAGAGGAGATGAAGTGCAAAAAGATGCTGGAGGACCTAACCGTCCGACTCCCCTTGATGGATGCGATCCAGATGATGTCCTCCATGCGCAGCTTTATGAAGGGATTGAGCTCAGGAAAAATATCAGAGGAGAGCGAATTCATGACTGTCTCTAAGGAGTGCATCGCAGTGCTTCAGAACAGGCAGATAAAGAAGCGAGGAGACCCAGGCAAATTCGTCCTCTCTATCCAGATTGGGAAGACAGTTTTCTCATGCTCCTTGGTTGATCTGGGATCCAGCGTAAACCTCATGCCCTACTCTGTAGCACGACGTTTGGGATGTCATTGGTGTTCGCGGATAGATCAGTTAAGTCCCCGGTTGGTATTCTAG
- the LOC106332810 gene encoding uncharacterized mitochondrial protein AtMg00860-like translates to MSIFTDLIEDFMEIFMDDFSVYGSSFSEKCHFMVRDGIVLRHKISEKGIGVDKAKVEVMMSLQPPTTVKTIRSFLGHAGFYRRFIKDFSKIVRPLTRLLCKEIKFNFDSKSLAAFHTIKGALVSAPVVQPLD, encoded by the exons ATGTCGATCTTTACTGACCTGATTGAAGACTTTATGGAGATTTTCATGGATGATTTCAGCGTCTATGGAAGCTCCTTTAGT GAGAAGTGTCACTTCATGGTCAGAGATGGGATTGTTCTACGGCATAAGATCTCTGAGAAAGGCATTGGGGTAGATAAGGCAAAGGTCGAGGTGATGATGAGCTTGCAGCCACCAACAACTGTGAAAACTATCAGAAGCTTCTTGGGTCACGCAGGGTTTTACAGGAGGTTCATCAAGGATTTCTCAAAAATAGTTAGACCTCTCACCAGACTGCTATGCAAGGAGATCAAGTTTAATTTCGACAGCAAGAGCTTAGCTGCGTTCCATACGATCAAAGGAGCTCTAGTCAGCGCACCTGTTGTACAACCGCTAGACTGA